In Toxoplasma gondii ME49 chromosome X, whole genome shotgun sequence, a single genomic region encodes these proteins:
- a CDS encoding hypothetical protein (encoded by transcript TGME49_223530), protein MATTSSPEASFLERARGGNDDGDGQETMEILMEISTLLDTGLDRATLQILVELVEQGVHPEALSRVVLEMRRELQAVREKEERSERNNPIKD, encoded by the coding sequence ATGGCGACGACTTCCTCGCCGGAAGCCAGCTTCCTCGAGCGTGCGAGAGGTGGGAACGATGACGGCGATGGCCAGGAGACGATGGAAATTCTGATGGAGATATCAACGCTACTGGACACCGGTTTGGACAGGGCCACTCTACAGATTTTGGTGGAGCTTGTCGAGCAAGGTGTGCATCCAGAGGCACTGTCTCGTGTTGTGCTCGAGATGAGGCGAGAATTACAGGCAGtgcgggagaaggaggagaggtcAGAGAGGAACAATCCCATTAAGGACTGA